The following are encoded in a window of Flavobacteriales bacterium genomic DNA:
- a CDS encoding polysaccharide biosynthesis C-terminal domain-containing protein yields the protein MIRPVLGTIGTRIVVMASNLLVIAVAGHALGTEGLGEIGLIVLGITLIMVLNNVIGGGALVYLVPRLPARTLLLPAYLWAVFTALVAAAVMHTLPLVPEGLEWHVVLLAFIQSLYTIHFGILLGQERIRRYNTISVLQSIVLLGAFVSLTSAAENAHVGHFVTASYLSFLTSLVASAWAIRRPGKSPSTPGPWAWGAMFRHGGFTQAANLLQLLNYRLAYYLIDLYRGTSALGLYTVANQLAESAWLVPKSLGMVLHVRVSNLEEVDRQRDLTLAIMKAATAFALLVTLVILMLPDLLFQWVFGPEVVGVVPLVLLLAPGLVAMAASQALSHWSSGTGRHHHNAIGSGIGLCFTLVAGPLLIPTHGLDGAALAATLAYCANTIYQLIVFMRLTRTPWTMLLPRRSDLELVRRAWKTVRGGKATVPGIE from the coding sequence ATGATCCGCCCAGTGCTCGGCACCATCGGCACCCGCATCGTGGTGATGGCGTCCAACCTGCTTGTGATCGCCGTGGCTGGCCATGCGCTTGGCACCGAAGGTCTTGGCGAGATCGGCCTCATCGTGCTCGGCATCACGCTGATCATGGTGCTGAACAATGTGATCGGCGGAGGTGCGCTGGTGTACCTCGTGCCCCGGCTGCCCGCACGAACGCTGCTGCTTCCAGCCTACCTCTGGGCGGTGTTCACGGCCTTGGTGGCTGCCGCGGTGATGCACACGTTGCCACTGGTGCCCGAAGGTCTGGAATGGCACGTGGTCCTGCTGGCCTTCATCCAATCGCTCTACACCATCCACTTCGGCATCCTGCTCGGGCAGGAACGCATCCGCAGGTACAACACCATCTCCGTCCTCCAATCGATCGTGTTGCTGGGAGCATTCGTGTCGCTGACCTCAGCCGCCGAGAATGCGCATGTGGGGCATTTTGTGACGGCCTCGTATCTGTCCTTCCTCACATCACTGGTGGCTTCGGCCTGGGCGATCCGTCGCCCGGGGAAGAGCCCTTCGACGCCGGGGCCATGGGCCTGGGGCGCCATGTTCCGGCACGGTGGCTTCACACAAGCGGCCAATCTGCTGCAGTTGCTCAACTACCGTCTGGCCTACTACCTGATCGATCTTTACCGCGGCACTTCGGCGCTGGGGCTCTACACCGTGGCGAACCAATTGGCCGAAAGCGCCTGGCTGGTGCCGAAGAGCCTGGGCATGGTGCTGCATGTGCGCGTGAGCAATCTGGAGGAGGTCGATCGGCAGCGCGACCTGACCCTGGCCATCATGAAGGCCGCCACAGCCTTCGCCTTGCTCGTTACGCTCGTGATCCTGATGCTTCCCGATCTTCTTTTCCAATGGGTCTTCGGTCCGGAGGTGGTCGGTGTCGTTCCGTTGGTGCTGCTGCTGGCACCGGGCCTGGTAGCCATGGCGGCCTCCCAGGCTTTGAGCCATTGGAGCAGCGGTACCGGACGTCATCATCACAACGCCATCGGCTCGGGCATCGGCTTGTGCTTCACCCTGGTGGCCGGTCCGCTGTTGATCCCGACCCACGGACTGGATGGCGCCGCGCTCGCCGCCACGCTGGCCTATTGTGCCAACACAATATACCAGCTGATCGTCTTCATGCGCCTGACCCGCACACCCTGGACCATGCTCCTGCCCCGCCGGTCCGATCTGGAACTGGTGCGGCGCGCCTGGAAGACCGTCAGAGGGGGCAAGGCCACTGTGCCGGGTATCGAGTGA